From the Pseudomonadota bacterium genome, the window GGTAGATTCCGTTGCCGTCGAACAGGTGTATCGCGCGCGAACCCACAAATCGAGCGTCGATGTACAGGGTCGACCTCTCGAGGGTCACGGGCGTGAGCGCCTTGCCTGACGCGGCGCTGTAGCGGACGATCTTCTGACGCAGCTTCTTCTCTGCAGAGAGGCCGTCTTCGCGCACCTCGAGGGCACCAATCTCCTGCTCGTCAGGAGACAGGAACGGTGAGATGAGCTGGCCTCGCGACAGCATCGTGCGCTGGCTCTTCTGCTTCAGGCTCGTCGAGATGAGCGTGGCGGGGCCCGTGGCGCTTCCCAGAACCGCGGTGAGCACGTTCGCGCCCAGCTCCATTCCGCCGAAGCGCGTGAGGGGGAGCTTTCAGAGAATCGATCGACCGTTGAGGCTCACAATGAGTGCGCCGGTGAACGACAGGCGGTTCTTCCCCGCGACGGCCACCCCTTGGCTGCTGGCCTGCAGGGCGCCGATGGCCGTCGCCTCGGGAAAGGCCTGCCGCATGCGCGCCGTGAGGTCTTCTCGTCGCATCAGTCGCTTCACACCGCTTCGGCTCACGCACGCCAGCCAGTCGCCGTTGAAGCGACCGTCGCGGGTGGTGCAGAAGCCAAATGCGCAGAAGTCGTCGCCCATGGGAACGATTCGTGATCGCTGGTTCGCGTAGAGCCCGAACGACGCATTGCCGCTCTGCCGCTCGCTCACCACATCGACCTTGCCGGTGGCAAGGTCGACCAGCAGCAGACGACCGCCTTCACCAGACCAGATGAGGGCCAGTGTTCCGGGGCGATTCGCCTGCGCGTGCTCGATGCGGTGGCAGGGAAGCTTCACGTCGCGCACCAGGGTGCGGCGAACCGGATCGATGACGAGCAGATGGGCGGCTTCGCCGTGCATCGGCTCGGAGGTCGCCAGGACCTCTCCAGTCGCAAGCAGGGTGCGCAGCGCCACTGGGCCCTGCGGAAAGAGGGTCGAGAGCCCCGCCTCGTCGATGAGCAGTCGCTCGTCTGCCCCAGCGGGGGAGAGGCAGACGAGGCAGATGAGCAGGATGGAGACGAGTCGGCGCATCAGTGTCCGCCGAGATCGGCCATCTCGTAGCCGCTGGGCCACCAGTCCCAGGTGAGGTAGCGCTTGCCGTTGCGGACATACCCGGAGACGAAGCTCTTGTTGCGGGTGCTGATGCTCTCGACGCCGAGGCGCTGCACGGGAACGAGCTCGCCCGGCGCAAGTCTGCCGTCGCTGTTGGCGTCGATCCAGACGTACAGGCCGTACGCGCAACGCGCCGCCCGCGCTCAGGCTGGCGGGCCGCTGGCTTTCTTGTCGAGGGGGAACACGCCCCCCTTGGCGCCATCGACAAAGGCCTGGATGGGTTCGAACCCATCGTCGTGTCGGCTGTGGGCGAAGATGTAGTCTGCGCTGTGGCACGGCAGCCCTTGTCCCGTGGCGACGCGATAGAGCGCGTGGATCCCGTTCACCAGGACGGGGATGTCAGCGATGGGGTTGAGCGGGTGCAGGTAGTTCTTGGCGAACAGGTAGAGCGGGTCGTTCACGCTGGCGGTGTAGTGGATGTTCGCGTGCTTCACGCCGGCGATCTCGTAGTCACGGGGCGAGACGGCGCCGGATAGCGACAGCACGCGCACGTGCTCACGGATGTCCTTGCGGAAGCGGCCGTGGTCTTCCTTGGCCAGGATGGTGAGGGCGAGGGCGGTCTCGGCGCCGCCACCGCTGTGACAGGCGATGAGCACGTCGCGCCCCAGCTCGAGCGACTGACGCACCTCGTCGTGCAGCGCCTTCACCGCCGGGTCGCGGGTGGCGACCAGGGCGGCGGCGTGCTCTGCGCGCAGGAATGGGGTCTGCAGGCCCTTCAGCAGGAAGATGTCGCCTACGATTCGCTTCAGGTCGGCGGCACGGCTCTTGCCCACGCCTTCGTGCACCCCCACCACCGCCTGGCCCACGTCGACCCCTCGGTAATCGAGTTCGGCGGGAGACTGGAACAGGCGCCCCATGCAACGGGTCTGGCCAGGGAGAGTCTCCTGGATGCCGTCGACGAAGAGAACGACACGGTTGTTGACAACCGCCTCTTCCGGGATGCTGGCGTCGTCTGGCGAGGTCGCGTCTGGCCTGGTCTCGCCACGATGGGCCAGCACCTTCGAGCGCCCGTCCGGATAGCGCACGTGCACGCGACCGAACAGGTTCGCATCTTCGGGCTTCTGCGAGCGGGGATCGTCGAGGATGGTGCCGTCGTCTGTGCGACGGTGGTTACCGTGGAGACCGAAGAGCCGACGCCCCAGGTTCGCGTGCGAAGCAGCCGTGCTCCCGCTTTCGGAGCACGAAGCAGGCGTGGCGACGTGGACATGCGTCATATGGCGTATGGCGCTCAGCATCGAATTCGTCCCATCAAGGCGCCTCCCGGGCGCTCCTCCGTACCTGCATTGTGCCACGGCTGGCGCCAGAACGGAATTGACGTTTTGTTGACGTTTCGTCACGAATCCCGATGGCTGCGCGGGCAGTGTCGGTGTCGACGTGGGCCGCGCGTCAGCGCTCGGGCGAGACGAGGCCCAGATCGATGGCCTCGGCGGCCCGCTCGACGATGGCGTCTGCAATAGCCAGCGACGACGTGGCGGCGGGCGAGGGGGCATTTCGCACATGTAGCATGCCCGGGGCCACGTAGAACGAGAAGTCGTCGATGAGCGCGCCGTCGCGTCCGAGCGCCTGGGCGCGCACGCCAGACGGTCCGGGCACGAGATCTGCCGAGGACACGGCGGGCAGGTAGGCCTGCAGTGCCTTCACGTAGGCCAACTTCATGTAGTCGCGCCACATCTCGGCCATGCCTGTGCCCAGATGCTTCGCGGCCAGGCGGCGAAAGCCCGGCCAGGCGAGCACCTGGCCCAGATCGCGCAGGTTGACATCGAAGCGGCCATATCCCTGACGCGCGAAGGCCAGCACGGCGTTGGGTCCGGCGATGACGCGACCATCGATGCAGCGGGTGAAGTGCACGCCGAGAAACGGGAAGCGCGGATCGGGCACGGGGTAGATGAGTCCTCGGCAGAGGTGTCGGCAATGGGCTGCGAGCTCGTAGTAGTCGCCGCGGAAGGGGACGATGGCCAGATCACGTGGCGCTCCCGTGGCCGCCGCGAGACGGTCGGAGTAGAGCCCCGCGCACGCGATGAGGCCTCGGGTTTCGTCGTCGCCCCGCGAGGTCTTCACGACCAGCCCGCTGGGCCGCGAATCGACGCCGCGCACCTCGCAGCCCGTGCGAATCACGCCGCCGGCCTCGGTGACGATACGCGCACAGGCCAGGGCCACGGCGCGATAGTCGACGATGGCGGTGGTGGGGCAGAACAGGGCTTTCACCCCGGCCACGTGGGGCTCGATCTCGCGCATCTCGGCCGGGTCGACGAGACGCGCGCCGCTCACCCCGTTGGCCTCTGCCCGTCGCGCCAGCTCGAGCAAGCGGGGCATCTCGTCGCCGCGCAATGCCACGATGAGCTTGCCGGTTGTCTGGCTGGCGATGCCGTGCCGCGCACAGAAGTCGAGCAGCATCTCACGGCCGCGCACGCACAGCCGCGCCTTCAGCGAGCCTGGCGCGTAGTACACGCCGGCGTGCACCACGCCGCTGTTGTGCGCCGTCTGCTGGGTGGCCACATCGGTTTCCCGCTCGAGCACGAGCACCCGAAGGCCGGGCGAGCGCTCGAGCAGCCTCATGGCGGTGGCCAGTCCGAGAATTCCCCCGCCGGCGACGATCACGTTCCAGGAAGTCGACACGCCGAGGTGTTTCTCGACGAGGGCTGCGCCTCCTCGCTCAGCCGATGCGCGCGAGGAAGCGCCGCGCCACGTCGTCGGCTCCATCGGTGGCCAGCGCGCAGGGTCGTCGGGGACGGCGCATGAGCGCGTGCAGCGCGTCATCCCAGGCGCCACGGGCCAGGGTCTCGTTGTCGATGAACGCGCCCGTCCCGTACCGATCGATGGCGTCGACCAGAACCGGGTATTCGGCGAAGCGGCCGCGAGACGTGTACAGCAGGCGGGTCTCGTTGGCCAGG encodes:
- a CDS encoding L-2-hydroxyglutarate oxidase codes for the protein MEPTTWRGASSRASAERGGAALVEKHLGVSTSWNVIVAGGGILGLATAMRLLERSPGLRVLVLERETDVATQQTAHNSGVVHAGVYYAPGSLKARLCVRGREMLLDFCARHGIASQTTGKLIVALRGDEMPRLLELARRAEANGVSGARLVDPAEMREIEPHVAGVKALFCPTTAIVDYRAVALACARIVTEAGGVIRTGCEVRGVDSRPSGLVVKTSRGDDETRGLIACAGLYSDRLAAATGAPRDLAIVPFRGDYYELAAHCRHLCRGLIYPVPDPRFPFLGVHFTRCIDGRVIAGPNAVLAFARQGYGRFDVNLRDLGQVLAWPGFRRLAAKHLGTGMAEMWRDYMKLAYVKALQAYLPAVSSADLVPGPSGVRAQALGRDGALIDDFSFYVAPGMLHVRNAPSPAATSSLAIADAIVERAAEAIDLGLVSPER